A genomic window from Lineus longissimus chromosome 17, tnLinLong1.2, whole genome shotgun sequence includes:
- the LOC135501060 gene encoding SUN domain-containing ossification factor-like isoform X2, with product MMNPLYYTLVLILLLLTYYHGGFCLQSDSSSSASDLANKIAAGATKATTEEINQMEHSKNEIKPKNSIVKKTEPLPKKVNEKAKLVQDEDEASKSVKQEIKKPDARPPVENQAPVQSDHPLNPEKHVQDTMTEHGLGVKAAIRESENTEGVPLGNCDGNEANGVLCDDVKKVISPELPKLSREFVKVPPEAVKVQEEGIKAPPEVTEEQSKTESITEPEPVKQDEAPQEQKKEEEVPKPAESEPPKAAEVAAEKKAPVAGENTTEPVAEGDVKKVEGEVTTEKKEGGSSDTETVTPPINTIVQHEEEDMPSFNEWKKQQHEAKKEEEKEKSKQNGHTTQPGSTGSQLTRPSTMRTNYASLSCGAKVLSHNPEVQHASYTLNDNKDEYMINPCSANKWFIVELCEPIQVKFVEVANFELFSSLPKDVRLHTSDKYPSKDWKLLDTYTATEERKIHIFPVMGQQLYSKYLKVEVLSHFGTEHFCPLTLLRVFGTSYAEIDDDDDHDDVNTDEHVQGDGASSIFTSATDIVMNVVKKVLNGGEDQQKPLDGPFRPNNKEDANTTEDYDLPCLQGRADPKKDQIKPDVPRPASGVLQGSNVILDTVIRPSVPYPTIPQPVADVISRTAFVVNVVNYYGATVLGAMNSLFKNCHVCETGQSKYRSFAPLIGHGPCIYYCILTKCWQRYGYCCKNCYKKSDLKTNPIPATEQIDLYSTAVISSVKATVQPSAAPQTSADGVVKYETPTANAPATATSTSVHIPLTTPEPVQEGITIQPTKTFKSIDDVLGSVQSSVVSTSLSHQNTQSLTLSSDVKQEHTSSTESVLSSSALSSSMSGSTMGPDVAQGSQSMEQVSTPAMIKSSAVVTESVPPKEEEKLPPVQETKKVDPPVEVGQQNEKSNGISGQKEEQPEAARNGGSDQIQKDVNGNGEQFVIVDLPVAGAASAGKRESAIMRLNNRVKALELNMSLSSRYLEELSQRYKKQMEAMYRSFNITIGRLMNTSKWAEQSDQRQKEKTSKLHARIDELTLLVDTLTKDLDKMNVKHLENHLVFLVLETMVMFILFLMCSRRNKQRTTPAELQELLENMPDHPKRLQRHNSDPAISTPRKPAILKARSLSDVETKHSESESKLFIIEPTNFPFLNENKDLSKKKKRKKSKKFLHVQSSDQLSGLQCSPSNTSTMASAGLLFEGNNRQSVKAESVNGVRMRTLSRSSSLNHIDVIFENSSSSCTASSQSTEGFSFENMTSNEAARQGPRKHSPRSDVDSGAIARNNREQQEFQLRRSTSFPKKYGKKFVEDVGARYNGHGPSRRFPTVDQRSTNSDPAQYLRLQRQFVDNAESCSDTGQKRKKFRKKYDFDTHSDNGKFQNFEYVDNAPDLAMKPKKKFDSGGKKKPVDSRLFYDGQPQPVGQGRGRGRGGYRGRGRQEMDGLGGFKTWVSYRH from the exons ATGATGAACCCTCTGTATTATACTCTAGTCCTTATTCTGCTTCTTTTAACGTATTACCATGGAGG ATTTTGCCTCCAAAGTGATTCCTCCTCATCCGCGTCAGATCTTGCCAACAAGATCGCTGCTGGTGCAACAAAAGCTACAACCGAAGAGATCAACCAAATGGAACAttccaaaaatgaaataaagccGAAAAATTCCATCGTAAAAAAG ACCGAGCCTCTCCCCAAAAAAGTTAATGAAAAGGCAAAGTTAGTTCAGGATGAAGATGAGGCTAGTAAATCAGTAAAGCAGGAGATTAAGAAG CCTGATGCCCGCCCTCCTGTAGAAAATCAAGCTCCAGTCCAGTCTGATCATCCGTTAAATCCAGAGAAACATGTCCAAGATACAATGACCGAACATGGTCTTGGGGTCAAGGCAGCAATTAGAGAGAGTGAGAATACAGAGGGGGTGCCGCTTGGGAACTGTGATGGCAACGAAGCTAATGG TGTCCTCTGCGATGATGTCAAGAAAGTCATCTCACCAGAGTTGCCCAAACTCTCGAGGGAGTTTGTTAAAGTGCCACCAGAGGCGGTCAAGGTGCAGGAGGAGGGAATCAAAGCTCCGCCTGAGGTGACAGAGGAACAATCTAAAACTGAAAG TATTACTGAGCCAGAACCGGTCAAGCAAGATGAGGCTCCACAAGAGCAAAAGAAGGAAGAGGAGGTGCCCAAACCTGCCGAGAGTGAGCCACCTAAAGCAGCGGAAGTAGCTGCAGAGAAAAAAGCACCGGTAGCTGGGGAGAATACCACAGAACCTGTCGCTGAGGGTGATGTGAAGAAGGTGGAGGGAGAGGTGACTACGGAAAAGAAAG AAGGCGGCTCGTCAGAcactgagacagtcacaccaccTATCAATACGATCGTCCAACACGAGGAGGAGGACATGCCCTCTTTTAACGAGTGGAAGAAACAACAGCATGAGGCAAAGAAAGAAGAGGAGAAggaaaaaagtaaacaaaatg gtcATACTACCCAGCCAGGTTCCACAGGCAGCCAGTTGACCCGGCCAAGCACCATGCGCACCAATTATGCCTCCCTGAGCTGTGGGGCGAAGGTGCTGTCCCATAATCCAGAGGTGCAGCATGCCTCGTACACGCTCAATGACAACAAGGATGAATATATGATAAATCCTTGCAGTGCAAATAAATG GTTCATCGTGGAGCTCTGCGAGCCAATCCAAGTCAAATTCGTTGAAGTTGCCAACTTCGAATTGTTCTCCTCACTGCCAAAAGATGTCAGGCTGCACACCAGCGACAAATACCCTTCTAAAGATTGGAAGCTCCTCGATACCTATACTGCCACCGAGGAGCGGAAGATCCATATTTTTCCTGTGATGGGCCAACAGCTGTATTCGAAATATCTAAAAGTTGAAGTCTTGTCCCATTTCGGGACGGAGCATTTTTGTCCACTTACCTTATTGAG AGTATTTGGTACAAGCTATGCCGagattgatgacgatgatgatcacgatgatgtcAACACTGATGAACATGTCCAGGGGGATGGGGCCAGCAGTATATTTACAAGTGCTACAG ATATTGTCATGAATGTCGTCAAGAAAGTATTAAATGGTGGCGAAGATCAACAAAAGCCTTTAGATG GTCCGTTCCGGCCGAATAATAAGGAGGATGCAAATACTACAGAAGATTACGACCTTCCCTGTCTCCAAGGGCGGGCAGACCCTAAAAAGGACCAAATCAAACCAGACGTTCCTAGACCAGCTTCTGGGGTGTTGCAAG GTTCCAATGTGATACTAGACACAGTCATTCGTCCATCTGTTCCATATCCTACAATTCCTCAGCCAGTCGCCGACGTAATCAGTCGGACTGCATTTGTCGTTAACGTTGTGAACTACTATGGTGCTACAGTGCTCGGTGCTATGAACAGTCTTTTCAAAAACTGTCACGTCTGTGAAACAGGGCAGTCGAAATATCGCAGTTTTGCTCCCCTGATTGGTCATGGGCCGTGTATCTATTATTGCATTCTGACAAAGTGTTGGCAGCGCTATGGATACTGTTGTAAAAACTGTTATAAAAAGAgtgatttgaaaacaaatcCCATACCTGCAACCGAGCAGATTGACTTGTATTCTACAGCTGTGATAAGTTCAGTTAAAGCGACAGTGCAGCCTAGTGCTGCTCCTCAAACGTCTGCAGACGGGGTGGTAAAATATGAAACTCCAACTGCCAATGCGCCTGCCACTGCCACATCGACGTCTGTGCATATCCCGTTAACAACACCAGAACCAGTTCAGGAGGGTATAACGATTCAACCAACAAAGACATTCAAATCGATTGATGATGTTTTAGGAAGTGTTCAAAGTTCTGTTGTGTCTACTAGCTTGAGTCATCAAAACACACAAAGTCTCACCTTGTCATCAGATGTAAAACAAGAGCATACGAGTAGCACTGAATCTGTGCTATCCTCTTCGGCTTTGTCATCATCTATGTCTGGTTCAACGATGGGCCCAGACGTGGCCCAAGGAAGTCAATCCATGGAGCAAGTTTCCACTCCAGCTATGATTAAGTCATCAGCAGTTGTCACAGAATCTGTTCCACCCAAGGAGGAGGAGAAACTGCCCCCTGTTCAGGAAACAAAAAAGGTGGACCCACCAGTTGAGGTTGGTCAACAGAATGAGAAGAGTAATGGGATCAGTGGTCAAAAGGAGGAGCAACCAGAGGCGGCCCGAAATGGCGGGTCAGATCAGATTCAGAAAGATGTGAATGGAAACGGGGAGCAGTTTGTTATTGTCGATTTGCCAGTCGCTGGAGCAGCATCGGCCGGAAAGAGGGAGTCGGCCATCATGAGGTTAAATAACCGTGTCAAGGCGCTGGAGCTGAATATGTCTCTCAGTAGCAG GTACCTTGAAGAACTCAGCCAGAGGTATAAAAAACAGATGGAGGCCATGTACAGGTCGTTCAACATCACGATCGGCAGATTGATGAACACGTCCAAGTGGGCTGAGCAGAGCGATCAGAGGCAGAAGGAGAAGACGAGTAAACTTCATGCTCGGATCGACGAGTTGACGCTACTTGTGGACACACTGACGAAGGATCTGGATAAGATGAATGTCAAG CATCTCGAGAACCACCTGGTCTTCCTAGTCCTAGAAACGATGGTCATGTTCATCCTATTCCTGATGTGTTCACGCAGAAATAAGCAACGGACAACCCCAGCGGAGCTACAAGAACTCTTGGAAAACATGCCTGACCACCCGAAACGTTTACAACGACACAACTCTGATCCTGCTATAAGTACACCAAGGAAGCCTGCCATATTGAAGGCGAGGTCTCTTAGCGATGTGGAGACAAAGCATTCTG AGAGTGAAAGCAAGCTTTTCATCATAGAGCCAACCAACTTCCCATTCCTCAATGAAAATAAG gatCTGAGTAAGAAGAAAAAACGTAAGAAGTCGAAGAAATTTCTCCACGTCCAATCGTCAGACCAGTTGTCGGGTCTTCAGTGCTCTCCATCAAATACTAGTACAATGGCAAGTGCTGGGCTACTCTTTGAAGGAAACAACAGACAAAGTGTTAaagctgaaagtgttaatggcGTCCGTATGAGGACCTTGAGTCGGTCATCGAGTCTTAATCATATTGATGTCATATTTGAAAACAGTAGTTCCTCTTGTACTGCAAGTAGTCAAAGTACGGAGGGATTCAGTTTTGAGAATATGACGAGTAATGAGGCAGCTAGGCAAGGTCCAAGGAAACATTCCCCGAGGTCTGATGTAGATTCCGGGGCAATTGCAAGAAATAATCGTGAACAACAGGAATTTCAGTTGCGGAGATCGACATCATTTCCAAAAAAATACGGGAAAAAGTTTGTGGAGGATGTTGGTGCTCGGTATAATGGACACGGACCATCAAGGCGGTTCCCGACTGTGGATCAGAGGAGTACTAACTCTGACCCAGCACAGTATTTACGCTTGCAGCGTCAATTTGTTGACAATGCAGAAAGTTGTAGCGATACTGgacaaaaacgaaaaaaattCCGAAAGAAATACGATTTTGATACTCATAGCGATAATGGAAAATTTCAGAATTTCGAATATGTTGACAATGCACCTGATTTGGCGATGAagccaaaaaagaaatttgactctggGGGCAAGAAGAAGCCTGTTGATTCCCGTCTGTTTTATGATGGGCAGCCCCAGCCGGTGGGGCAAGGACGTGGGAGGGGAAGAGGTGGATACAGGGGGCGTGGCCGCCAGGAGATGGATGGCTTGGGAGGGTTCAAAACTTGGGTGTCCTACCGGCATTGA
- the LOC135501060 gene encoding SUN domain-containing ossification factor-like isoform X1, translated as MMNPLYYTLVLILLLLTYYHGGFCLQSDSSSSASDLANKIAAGATKATTEEINQMEHSKNEIKPKNSIVKKTEPLPKKVNEKAKLVQDEDEASKSVKQEIKKPDARPPVENQAPVQSDHPLNPEKHVQDTMTEHGLGVKAAIRESENTEGVPLGNCDGNEANGVLCDDVKKVISPELPKLSREFVKVPPEAVKVQEEGIKAPPEVTEEQSKTESITEPEPVKQDEAPQEQKKEEEVPKPAESEPPKAAEVAAEKKAPVAGENTTEPVAEGDVKKVEGEVTTEKKEGGSSDTETVTPPINTIVQHEEEDMPSFNEWKKQQHEAKKEEEKEKSKQNGHTTQPGSTGSQLTRPSTMRTNYASLSCGAKVLSHNPEVQHASYTLNDNKDEYMINPCSANKWFIVELCEPIQVKFVEVANFELFSSLPKDVRLHTSDKYPSKDWKLLDTYTATEERKIHIFPVMGQQLYSKYLKVEVLSHFGTEHFCPLTLLRVFGTSYAEIDDDDDHDDVNTDEHVQGDGASSIFTSATDIVMNVVKKVLNGGEDQQKPLDASTDAAGESENKSIPCSGRPFRPNNKEDANTTEDYDLPCLQGRADPKKDQIKPDVPRPASGVLQGSNVILDTVIRPSVPYPTIPQPVADVISRTAFVVNVVNYYGATVLGAMNSLFKNCHVCETGQSKYRSFAPLIGHGPCIYYCILTKCWQRYGYCCKNCYKKSDLKTNPIPATEQIDLYSTAVISSVKATVQPSAAPQTSADGVVKYETPTANAPATATSTSVHIPLTTPEPVQEGITIQPTKTFKSIDDVLGSVQSSVVSTSLSHQNTQSLTLSSDVKQEHTSSTESVLSSSALSSSMSGSTMGPDVAQGSQSMEQVSTPAMIKSSAVVTESVPPKEEEKLPPVQETKKVDPPVEVGQQNEKSNGISGQKEEQPEAARNGGSDQIQKDVNGNGEQFVIVDLPVAGAASAGKRESAIMRLNNRVKALELNMSLSSRYLEELSQRYKKQMEAMYRSFNITIGRLMNTSKWAEQSDQRQKEKTSKLHARIDELTLLVDTLTKDLDKMNVKHLENHLVFLVLETMVMFILFLMCSRRNKQRTTPAELQELLENMPDHPKRLQRHNSDPAISTPRKPAILKARSLSDVETKHSESESKLFIIEPTNFPFLNENKDLSKKKKRKKSKKFLHVQSSDQLSGLQCSPSNTSTMASAGLLFEGNNRQSVKAESVNGVRMRTLSRSSSLNHIDVIFENSSSSCTASSQSTEGFSFENMTSNEAARQGPRKHSPRSDVDSGAIARNNREQQEFQLRRSTSFPKKYGKKFVEDVGARYNGHGPSRRFPTVDQRSTNSDPAQYLRLQRQFVDNAESCSDTGQKRKKFRKKYDFDTHSDNGKFQNFEYVDNAPDLAMKPKKKFDSGGKKKPVDSRLFYDGQPQPVGQGRGRGRGGYRGRGRQEMDGLGGFKTWVSYRH; from the exons ATGATGAACCCTCTGTATTATACTCTAGTCCTTATTCTGCTTCTTTTAACGTATTACCATGGAGG ATTTTGCCTCCAAAGTGATTCCTCCTCATCCGCGTCAGATCTTGCCAACAAGATCGCTGCTGGTGCAACAAAAGCTACAACCGAAGAGATCAACCAAATGGAACAttccaaaaatgaaataaagccGAAAAATTCCATCGTAAAAAAG ACCGAGCCTCTCCCCAAAAAAGTTAATGAAAAGGCAAAGTTAGTTCAGGATGAAGATGAGGCTAGTAAATCAGTAAAGCAGGAGATTAAGAAG CCTGATGCCCGCCCTCCTGTAGAAAATCAAGCTCCAGTCCAGTCTGATCATCCGTTAAATCCAGAGAAACATGTCCAAGATACAATGACCGAACATGGTCTTGGGGTCAAGGCAGCAATTAGAGAGAGTGAGAATACAGAGGGGGTGCCGCTTGGGAACTGTGATGGCAACGAAGCTAATGG TGTCCTCTGCGATGATGTCAAGAAAGTCATCTCACCAGAGTTGCCCAAACTCTCGAGGGAGTTTGTTAAAGTGCCACCAGAGGCGGTCAAGGTGCAGGAGGAGGGAATCAAAGCTCCGCCTGAGGTGACAGAGGAACAATCTAAAACTGAAAG TATTACTGAGCCAGAACCGGTCAAGCAAGATGAGGCTCCACAAGAGCAAAAGAAGGAAGAGGAGGTGCCCAAACCTGCCGAGAGTGAGCCACCTAAAGCAGCGGAAGTAGCTGCAGAGAAAAAAGCACCGGTAGCTGGGGAGAATACCACAGAACCTGTCGCTGAGGGTGATGTGAAGAAGGTGGAGGGAGAGGTGACTACGGAAAAGAAAG AAGGCGGCTCGTCAGAcactgagacagtcacaccaccTATCAATACGATCGTCCAACACGAGGAGGAGGACATGCCCTCTTTTAACGAGTGGAAGAAACAACAGCATGAGGCAAAGAAAGAAGAGGAGAAggaaaaaagtaaacaaaatg gtcATACTACCCAGCCAGGTTCCACAGGCAGCCAGTTGACCCGGCCAAGCACCATGCGCACCAATTATGCCTCCCTGAGCTGTGGGGCGAAGGTGCTGTCCCATAATCCAGAGGTGCAGCATGCCTCGTACACGCTCAATGACAACAAGGATGAATATATGATAAATCCTTGCAGTGCAAATAAATG GTTCATCGTGGAGCTCTGCGAGCCAATCCAAGTCAAATTCGTTGAAGTTGCCAACTTCGAATTGTTCTCCTCACTGCCAAAAGATGTCAGGCTGCACACCAGCGACAAATACCCTTCTAAAGATTGGAAGCTCCTCGATACCTATACTGCCACCGAGGAGCGGAAGATCCATATTTTTCCTGTGATGGGCCAACAGCTGTATTCGAAATATCTAAAAGTTGAAGTCTTGTCCCATTTCGGGACGGAGCATTTTTGTCCACTTACCTTATTGAG AGTATTTGGTACAAGCTATGCCGagattgatgacgatgatgatcacgatgatgtcAACACTGATGAACATGTCCAGGGGGATGGGGCCAGCAGTATATTTACAAGTGCTACAG ATATTGTCATGAATGTCGTCAAGAAAGTATTAAATGGTGGCGAAGATCAACAAAAGCCTTTAGATG CTTCTACTGACGCTGCTGGTGAGAGTGAAAATAAATCCATTCCCTGCTCTGGAC GTCCGTTCCGGCCGAATAATAAGGAGGATGCAAATACTACAGAAGATTACGACCTTCCCTGTCTCCAAGGGCGGGCAGACCCTAAAAAGGACCAAATCAAACCAGACGTTCCTAGACCAGCTTCTGGGGTGTTGCAAG GTTCCAATGTGATACTAGACACAGTCATTCGTCCATCTGTTCCATATCCTACAATTCCTCAGCCAGTCGCCGACGTAATCAGTCGGACTGCATTTGTCGTTAACGTTGTGAACTACTATGGTGCTACAGTGCTCGGTGCTATGAACAGTCTTTTCAAAAACTGTCACGTCTGTGAAACAGGGCAGTCGAAATATCGCAGTTTTGCTCCCCTGATTGGTCATGGGCCGTGTATCTATTATTGCATTCTGACAAAGTGTTGGCAGCGCTATGGATACTGTTGTAAAAACTGTTATAAAAAGAgtgatttgaaaacaaatcCCATACCTGCAACCGAGCAGATTGACTTGTATTCTACAGCTGTGATAAGTTCAGTTAAAGCGACAGTGCAGCCTAGTGCTGCTCCTCAAACGTCTGCAGACGGGGTGGTAAAATATGAAACTCCAACTGCCAATGCGCCTGCCACTGCCACATCGACGTCTGTGCATATCCCGTTAACAACACCAGAACCAGTTCAGGAGGGTATAACGATTCAACCAACAAAGACATTCAAATCGATTGATGATGTTTTAGGAAGTGTTCAAAGTTCTGTTGTGTCTACTAGCTTGAGTCATCAAAACACACAAAGTCTCACCTTGTCATCAGATGTAAAACAAGAGCATACGAGTAGCACTGAATCTGTGCTATCCTCTTCGGCTTTGTCATCATCTATGTCTGGTTCAACGATGGGCCCAGACGTGGCCCAAGGAAGTCAATCCATGGAGCAAGTTTCCACTCCAGCTATGATTAAGTCATCAGCAGTTGTCACAGAATCTGTTCCACCCAAGGAGGAGGAGAAACTGCCCCCTGTTCAGGAAACAAAAAAGGTGGACCCACCAGTTGAGGTTGGTCAACAGAATGAGAAGAGTAATGGGATCAGTGGTCAAAAGGAGGAGCAACCAGAGGCGGCCCGAAATGGCGGGTCAGATCAGATTCAGAAAGATGTGAATGGAAACGGGGAGCAGTTTGTTATTGTCGATTTGCCAGTCGCTGGAGCAGCATCGGCCGGAAAGAGGGAGTCGGCCATCATGAGGTTAAATAACCGTGTCAAGGCGCTGGAGCTGAATATGTCTCTCAGTAGCAG GTACCTTGAAGAACTCAGCCAGAGGTATAAAAAACAGATGGAGGCCATGTACAGGTCGTTCAACATCACGATCGGCAGATTGATGAACACGTCCAAGTGGGCTGAGCAGAGCGATCAGAGGCAGAAGGAGAAGACGAGTAAACTTCATGCTCGGATCGACGAGTTGACGCTACTTGTGGACACACTGACGAAGGATCTGGATAAGATGAATGTCAAG CATCTCGAGAACCACCTGGTCTTCCTAGTCCTAGAAACGATGGTCATGTTCATCCTATTCCTGATGTGTTCACGCAGAAATAAGCAACGGACAACCCCAGCGGAGCTACAAGAACTCTTGGAAAACATGCCTGACCACCCGAAACGTTTACAACGACACAACTCTGATCCTGCTATAAGTACACCAAGGAAGCCTGCCATATTGAAGGCGAGGTCTCTTAGCGATGTGGAGACAAAGCATTCTG AGAGTGAAAGCAAGCTTTTCATCATAGAGCCAACCAACTTCCCATTCCTCAATGAAAATAAG gatCTGAGTAAGAAGAAAAAACGTAAGAAGTCGAAGAAATTTCTCCACGTCCAATCGTCAGACCAGTTGTCGGGTCTTCAGTGCTCTCCATCAAATACTAGTACAATGGCAAGTGCTGGGCTACTCTTTGAAGGAAACAACAGACAAAGTGTTAaagctgaaagtgttaatggcGTCCGTATGAGGACCTTGAGTCGGTCATCGAGTCTTAATCATATTGATGTCATATTTGAAAACAGTAGTTCCTCTTGTACTGCAAGTAGTCAAAGTACGGAGGGATTCAGTTTTGAGAATATGACGAGTAATGAGGCAGCTAGGCAAGGTCCAAGGAAACATTCCCCGAGGTCTGATGTAGATTCCGGGGCAATTGCAAGAAATAATCGTGAACAACAGGAATTTCAGTTGCGGAGATCGACATCATTTCCAAAAAAATACGGGAAAAAGTTTGTGGAGGATGTTGGTGCTCGGTATAATGGACACGGACCATCAAGGCGGTTCCCGACTGTGGATCAGAGGAGTACTAACTCTGACCCAGCACAGTATTTACGCTTGCAGCGTCAATTTGTTGACAATGCAGAAAGTTGTAGCGATACTGgacaaaaacgaaaaaaattCCGAAAGAAATACGATTTTGATACTCATAGCGATAATGGAAAATTTCAGAATTTCGAATATGTTGACAATGCACCTGATTTGGCGATGAagccaaaaaagaaatttgactctggGGGCAAGAAGAAGCCTGTTGATTCCCGTCTGTTTTATGATGGGCAGCCCCAGCCGGTGGGGCAAGGACGTGGGAGGGGAAGAGGTGGATACAGGGGGCGTGGCCGCCAGGAGATGGATGGCTTGGGAGGGTTCAAAACTTGGGTGTCCTACCGGCATTGA